From Uloborus diversus isolate 005 chromosome 8, Udiv.v.3.1, whole genome shotgun sequence, a single genomic window includes:
- the LOC129228157 gene encoding trimethylguanosine synthase-like isoform X2, with the protein MTFLYVSKHIELEAVFEDTNNVCVCTRAKLKDDYCNPVKLKNGDQEDSISSEGEPEAYIPFEGEYEQDFELMKSMGLPVSFGSQKSKKMKTKHDYYTEEDYHEYFEGDEYDEIYDYDDNYDDYPINNDVLLNKTVQVSNILQNYDSLSDEYKNEMNAEWQNYWSLHGNDIILHSWMTEYKSYLNPDFLKNLQNMVIDESIPEVENQQTFDVVRISEDFRSMSFDDGNTKPYHEDSLLVNEVNCDIIENLADNFSQNSFCVSVREETDKDLDAEMANYLENSGLKSTKGISTLFRPETKEISDVSADVKPESWDDLWTEHCHKQHDLHYKEFKESFLHKISQKILVETSDDPEDGTDAEYSNPEMPDDIINGSMDAVSMSIVDSVDSSEGTSNCLPNLEDDNSPPDQVPIKIKRKMEADENSDDESISTPVDHIKEMGLIVQPNSNLKIKRKSKQRRKKKLQSNLNRLKCPVPMVDLTSEEGIDGAVQSEADGSNMLTETENADMDKDFEEWLSNQNSQCENNEASLYFDPEIRKYWTQRYRLFQLFDEGIQLDKESWFSVTPERIAVHIAERCSCDIIIDAFCGAGGNTIQFAKTCNHVIAIDKDPHKIKMAKNNANVYGVADKIDFIVGDFLDVAPSLKADAVFLSPPWGGPQYLKQTEYDISNIQPDIYKTFEIAQKISNNIALFVPRNTIINKVVQLAGDGNRVEIEQNALNRKVKTITAYYGDLVGNVSKGEG; encoded by the exons AGATGACTATTGTAATCCTGTTAAACTGAAAAATGGTGACCAAGAAGACTCCATCAGCTCTGAAGGTGAACCTGAAGCTTATATTCCTTTCGAGGGAGAGTATGAACAAGATTTCGAACTGATGAAGAGTATGGGACTACCTGTCAGTTTCGGATCCCAA aaaagtaaaaaaatgaaaacaaagcatGACTATTATACGGAAGAAGATTACCATGAATACTTTGAAGGTGATGAATATGATGAAATTTATGACTACGATGACAATTATGATGATTATCCCATAAATAATGATGTATTACTGAATAAAACTGTACAAGTGTCAAATATTCTGCAGAACTATGACTCTTTAAGTGAtgaatacaaaaatgaaatgaatgcTGAATGGCAGAATTATTGGTCGCTTCATGGCAATGATATCATTTTGCACAGCTGGATGACCGAGTACAAAAGCTATTTAAACCCAGACTTTTTGAAAAATCTACAAAATATGGTCATTGATGAAAGTATTCCAGAAGTGGAAAATCAGCAAACTTTTGATGTTGTTCGGATTTCGGAAGATTTTCGATCTATGTCATTTGATGATGGTAATACAAAACCTTATCATGAGGATTCTTTATTGGTGAATGAAGTAAACTGTGATATTATAGAAAACTTAGCTGATAACTTTTCCCAGAATTCTTTTTGCGTAAGTGTTAGAGAAGAGACTGATAAGGATTTGGATGCCGAGATGGCAAATTATTTGGAAAATTCAGGCTTGAAATCAACCAAAGGAATTTCGACTTTGTTCAGACCGGAAACAAAAGAGATTAGTGATGTGAGTGCTGATGTAAAGCCAGAAAGTTGGGACGATTTGTGGACTGAACATTGCCATAAGCAGCATGATCTTCATTATAAAGAATTCAAagaatcatttcttcataaaatttcacaaaaaatattggttGAAACTAGTGATGATCCTGAAGATGGAACTG ATGCCGAGTATTCTAACCCAGAGATGCCTGATGATATAATTAATGGTAGTATGGATGCAGTTTCTATGAGTATAGTTGACAGTGTGGATTCATCAGAAGGAACTTCCAATTGCTTGCCAAATTTAGAAGACGATAATTCACCACCAGATCAAGTtcctattaaaattaaaagaaa GATGGAAGCTGATGAAAATAGTGATGATGAAAGTATTTCAACTCCAGTCGATCATATCAAAGAAATGGGACTTATTGTACAGCCTAATTCCAATTTGAA GATTAAACGAAAAAGTAAGCAgaggagaaaaaagaaacttcagaGCAATTTGAATAGATTGAAATGTCCTGTTCCTATGGTAGATTTAACTTCTGAG gaGGGAATCGATGGTGCTGTTCAATCAGAAGCAGATGGAAGTAATATGCTGACAGAGACTGAAAATGCTGATATGGACAAAGACTTTGAGGAGTGGTTATCAAATCAAAATTCTCAATGTGAAAATAATGAAGCTTCCTTATATTTTGATCCCGAAATACGAAAATATTGGACCCAGAGGTATAGGTTATTCCAATTGTTTGATGAAGGAATCCAGCTTGATAAAG AATCATGGTTTTCTGTTACTCCTGAGAGAATTGCTGTTCACATAGCAGAAAGATGCTCCTGTGATATCATAATTGATGCATTTTGTGGGGCAGGAGGAAACACTATTCAATTTGCCAAAACTTGCAACCATG TTATTGCTATTGACAAAGACCCTCACAAAATCAAAATGGCAAAAAACAATGCAAATGTTTATGGTGTTGCTGATAAAATAGATTTTATAGTTGGTGACTTTTTGGATGTTGCTCCATCGCTGAAAGCAGATGCTGTTTTCCTCAGTCCACCATGGGGTGGACCGCAGTACTTAAAGCAGACAGAATATGACATTTCAAACATTCAGCCTGATAt ctataaaacatttgaaattgcCCAGAAAATTTCAAACAACATAGCTCTTTTTGTGCCAAGGAACACCATCATTAACAAG GTGGTGCAATTGGCAGGAGATGGCAACCGTGTGGAGATAGAACAAAATGCATTGAATAGGAAAGTGAAAACCATTACTGCATATTATGGCGATTTGGTGGGAAATGTTTCTAAAGGAGAAGGATAG
- the LOC129228157 gene encoding trimethylguanosine synthase-like isoform X1 — protein sequence MTFLYVSKHIELEAVFEDTNNVCVCTRAKLKDDYCNPVKLKNGDQEDSISSEGEPEAYIPFEGEYEQDFELMKSMGLPVSFGSQKSKKMKTKHDYYTEEDYHEYFEGDEYDEIYDYDDNYDDYPINNDVLLNKTVQVSNILQNYDSLSDEYKNEMNAEWQNYWSLHGNDIILHSWMTEYKSYLNPDFLKNLQNMVIDESIPEVENQQTFDVVRISEDFRSMSFDDGNTKPYHEDSLLVNEVNCDIIENLADNFSQNSFCVSVREETDKDLDAEMANYLENSGLKSTKGISTLFRPETKEISDVSADVKPESWDDLWTEHCHKQHDLHYKEFKESFLHKISQKILVETSDDPEDGTGNQCDFCGEFNCDFHIEGFDYNNDNYDILNKESSDTHEDYRNDAYNILSDAEYSNPEMPDDIINGSMDAVSMSIVDSVDSSEGTSNCLPNLEDDNSPPDQVPIKIKRKMEADENSDDESISTPVDHIKEMGLIVQPNSNLKIKRKSKQRRKKKLQSNLNRLKCPVPMVDLTSEEGIDGAVQSEADGSNMLTETENADMDKDFEEWLSNQNSQCENNEASLYFDPEIRKYWTQRYRLFQLFDEGIQLDKESWFSVTPERIAVHIAERCSCDIIIDAFCGAGGNTIQFAKTCNHVIAIDKDPHKIKMAKNNANVYGVADKIDFIVGDFLDVAPSLKADAVFLSPPWGGPQYLKQTEYDISNIQPDIYKTFEIAQKISNNIALFVPRNTIINKVVQLAGDGNRVEIEQNALNRKVKTITAYYGDLVGNVSKGEG from the exons AGATGACTATTGTAATCCTGTTAAACTGAAAAATGGTGACCAAGAAGACTCCATCAGCTCTGAAGGTGAACCTGAAGCTTATATTCCTTTCGAGGGAGAGTATGAACAAGATTTCGAACTGATGAAGAGTATGGGACTACCTGTCAGTTTCGGATCCCAA aaaagtaaaaaaatgaaaacaaagcatGACTATTATACGGAAGAAGATTACCATGAATACTTTGAAGGTGATGAATATGATGAAATTTATGACTACGATGACAATTATGATGATTATCCCATAAATAATGATGTATTACTGAATAAAACTGTACAAGTGTCAAATATTCTGCAGAACTATGACTCTTTAAGTGAtgaatacaaaaatgaaatgaatgcTGAATGGCAGAATTATTGGTCGCTTCATGGCAATGATATCATTTTGCACAGCTGGATGACCGAGTACAAAAGCTATTTAAACCCAGACTTTTTGAAAAATCTACAAAATATGGTCATTGATGAAAGTATTCCAGAAGTGGAAAATCAGCAAACTTTTGATGTTGTTCGGATTTCGGAAGATTTTCGATCTATGTCATTTGATGATGGTAATACAAAACCTTATCATGAGGATTCTTTATTGGTGAATGAAGTAAACTGTGATATTATAGAAAACTTAGCTGATAACTTTTCCCAGAATTCTTTTTGCGTAAGTGTTAGAGAAGAGACTGATAAGGATTTGGATGCCGAGATGGCAAATTATTTGGAAAATTCAGGCTTGAAATCAACCAAAGGAATTTCGACTTTGTTCAGACCGGAAACAAAAGAGATTAGTGATGTGAGTGCTGATGTAAAGCCAGAAAGTTGGGACGATTTGTGGACTGAACATTGCCATAAGCAGCATGATCTTCATTATAAAGAATTCAAagaatcatttcttcataaaatttcacaaaaaatattggttGAAACTAGTGATGATCCTGAAGATGGAACTGGTAATCAGTGTGATTTTTGTGGTGAATTTAATTGTGATTTTCATATAGAAGGTTTTGATTATAACAATGATAACTATGATATCCTGAATAAGGAATCGTCAGACACTCATGAAGATTACAGAAATGATGCCTATAACATTCTTTCAGATGCCGAGTATTCTAACCCAGAGATGCCTGATGATATAATTAATGGTAGTATGGATGCAGTTTCTATGAGTATAGTTGACAGTGTGGATTCATCAGAAGGAACTTCCAATTGCTTGCCAAATTTAGAAGACGATAATTCACCACCAGATCAAGTtcctattaaaattaaaagaaa GATGGAAGCTGATGAAAATAGTGATGATGAAAGTATTTCAACTCCAGTCGATCATATCAAAGAAATGGGACTTATTGTACAGCCTAATTCCAATTTGAA GATTAAACGAAAAAGTAAGCAgaggagaaaaaagaaacttcagaGCAATTTGAATAGATTGAAATGTCCTGTTCCTATGGTAGATTTAACTTCTGAG gaGGGAATCGATGGTGCTGTTCAATCAGAAGCAGATGGAAGTAATATGCTGACAGAGACTGAAAATGCTGATATGGACAAAGACTTTGAGGAGTGGTTATCAAATCAAAATTCTCAATGTGAAAATAATGAAGCTTCCTTATATTTTGATCCCGAAATACGAAAATATTGGACCCAGAGGTATAGGTTATTCCAATTGTTTGATGAAGGAATCCAGCTTGATAAAG AATCATGGTTTTCTGTTACTCCTGAGAGAATTGCTGTTCACATAGCAGAAAGATGCTCCTGTGATATCATAATTGATGCATTTTGTGGGGCAGGAGGAAACACTATTCAATTTGCCAAAACTTGCAACCATG TTATTGCTATTGACAAAGACCCTCACAAAATCAAAATGGCAAAAAACAATGCAAATGTTTATGGTGTTGCTGATAAAATAGATTTTATAGTTGGTGACTTTTTGGATGTTGCTCCATCGCTGAAAGCAGATGCTGTTTTCCTCAGTCCACCATGGGGTGGACCGCAGTACTTAAAGCAGACAGAATATGACATTTCAAACATTCAGCCTGATAt ctataaaacatttgaaattgcCCAGAAAATTTCAAACAACATAGCTCTTTTTGTGCCAAGGAACACCATCATTAACAAG GTGGTGCAATTGGCAGGAGATGGCAACCGTGTGGAGATAGAACAAAATGCATTGAATAGGAAAGTGAAAACCATTACTGCATATTATGGCGATTTGGTGGGAAATGTTTCTAAAGGAGAAGGATAG